One genomic segment of Thunnus albacares chromosome 18, fThuAlb1.1, whole genome shotgun sequence includes these proteins:
- the LOC122968696 gene encoding placenta-specific gene 8 protein-like, whose amino-acid sequence MAVTNQPGRFEPSDFQTGLFDFCGDFGTCCYGLCCYPCMTCSVASDMGECCLCGIGMTIRSVYRTRYNIEGSLLKDFIATMCCPVCATCQLRRDIDRRKEQGIY is encoded by the exons ATGGCTGTGACCAACCAACCAGGCAGATTTGAACCCTCTGATTTCCAGACCGGTCTGTTTGATTTCTGCGGCGACTTTGGAACCT GCTGCTACGGTTTGTGCTGCTACCCCTGCATGACCTGCTCCGTTGCCAGTGACATGGGCGAGTGCTGCCTGTGTGGTATAGGAATGACCATCCGCAGCGTCTACAGGACCAGATACAACATCGAA GGGTCTCTCTTGAAGGACTTTATAGCGACCATGTGCTGTCCAGTCTGTGCCACCTGCCAACTGAGGAGAGATATCGACCGCAGGAAGGAACAAGGCATTTACTGA
- the cops4 gene encoding COP9 signalosome complex subunit 4 yields MATDVRQELAQLMNSSGSHKDLAAKYRQILEKAVQFTDADQLESLKAFVEAMVNENVSLVISRQLLTDFCTHLPNLPDATAKAVYHFTLEKIQPRVISFEEQVASIRQHLATIYEKEGDWRNAAQVLVGIPLETGQKQYNVDYKLDTYLKIARLYLEDDDPVQAEAYINRASLLQNESSNEQLQIHYKVCYARVLDFRRKFIEAAQRYNELSYKSIVHESERLEALKHALNCTILASAGQQRSRMLATLFKDERCQQLAAYGILEKMYLDRIIRGNQLQEFAAMLMPHQKATTADGSSILDRAVIEHNLLSASKLYNNITFEELGALLEIPPAKAEKIASQMITEGRMNGFIDQIDGIVHFETREPLPTWDKQIQSLCFQVNNLLEKIRQAAPEWAAQAMEAQMTQ; encoded by the exons ATGGCGACCGACGTGAGGCAGGAGCTTGCACAGCTGATGAATTCTAGTGGATCTCATAAAGATCTTGCTGCCAA ATACCGACAAATTTTGGAGAAAGCTGTTCAATTCACGGATGCAGACCAACTGGAATCCTTGAAGGCCTTTGTTGAAGCAA tgGTCAATGAAAATGTCAGTCTTGTCATTTCGAGACAACTGCTCACCGACTTCTGCACACATCTGCCCAACCTGCCCGACGCCACAGCGAAAGCAGTGTATCACTTCACCTTGGAAAAGATCCAGCCGAGGGTCATCTCCTTCGAGGAACAA GTAGCCTCCATCAGACAGCACTTAGCTACCATTTATGAAAAGGAGGGAGACTGGAGAAATGCCGCCCAGGTTTTAGTTGGTATTCCCCTGGAAACAGGACAGAA GCAATACAATGTTGACTATAAGTTGGACACATACCTGAAAATTGCCCGTCTCTACTTAGAAGACGATGACCCGGTGCAGGCAGAAGCCTACATCAACAGAGCCTCATTGCTTCAGAATGAGTCCTCTAACGAACAGCTGCAAATTCATTACAAG GTTTGCTATGCCAGAGTTCTAGATTTCAGGAGGAAGTTCATTGAAGCTGCACAGAGATACAACGAGTTGTCTTATAAGTCAATTGTCCATGAGAGCGAACGTCTAGAGGCACTGAAGCATGCCCTGAACTGCACCATACTGGCTTCTGCAG GCCAGCAGCGTTCTCGAATGTTGGCCACTCTGTTTAAGGATGAACGCTGTCAGCAGCTGGCTGCATATGGTATTCTAGAGAAGATGTACTTGGACCGAATCATCAGAGGAAACCAGCTGCAGGAGTTTGCTGCCATGCTCATGCCTCACCAGAAGGCCACCACAGCAGATG GCTCCAGCATCCTCGACAGAGCCGTGATTGAACACAACCTCCTGTCAGCCAGTAAACTCTACAACAACATCACTTTTGAAGAACTAGGAGCGCTGTTGGAAATCCCCCCGGCAAAG gcTGAGAAAATTGCATCCCAGATGATCACCGAAGGACGCATGAATGGCTTCATCGACCAGATAGACGGCATCGTACACTTTGAGA CCCGAGAACCCCTTCCTACCTGGGACAAACAGATCCAGTCTCTGTGTTTCCAAGTCAACAACCTCCTAGAAAAGATCCGTCAGGCCGCTCCAGAGTGGGCCGCACAAGCTATGGAAGCCCAGATGACCCAGTAG